From the genome of Polyangiaceae bacterium, one region includes:
- a CDS encoding SUMF1/EgtB/PvdO family nonheme iron enzyme: protein MSQHRRVTFSSAGPWLATLTLGGGAWLACQGEPERPRPRPAPVVVLAPAPPVMECRFEPRSLVERPGARGNEMCFSSAEQEPWWLQMTADAQTIENVESRDAADATDATSTDAEAPAACPPEMILVEGEYCPKLRQRCLRYLDDRGPGGFLSHHRCAEFATDVECAGEREHRRFCIDRDEYVPEEAELPLIDQSWTMSRELCESLGKRLCFESEWEFACEGEEMRPYPYGFSRNAKLCNHDLTDLSRRGKLRDLRVAPASRPECVSPFGVRNMVGNVDEWTIRDGFVRPWRASLRGGWWLAGRNNCRAATTGHDEYYFGPQTGVRCCKNPR from the coding sequence GTGTCACAGCATCGCAGGGTCACCTTCAGCAGCGCGGGGCCATGGCTGGCAACCCTGACGCTCGGCGGCGGCGCCTGGCTCGCTTGCCAGGGCGAACCCGAGCGGCCCCGTCCCCGGCCCGCACCCGTCGTGGTGCTGGCCCCGGCGCCGCCGGTGATGGAGTGTCGCTTCGAGCCGCGTAGCCTGGTGGAACGCCCAGGCGCGCGAGGCAACGAGATGTGCTTCAGCTCCGCGGAGCAGGAACCCTGGTGGCTACAGATGACCGCCGACGCCCAAACAATCGAAAACGTGGAGTCTCGAGATGCCGCGGATGCGACCGACGCCACCAGCACCGACGCAGAGGCGCCCGCCGCTTGTCCTCCAGAAATGATCTTGGTCGAGGGGGAGTACTGCCCCAAGCTGCGACAGCGCTGCCTTCGCTATCTCGACGATCGCGGTCCAGGGGGGTTCCTCAGCCACCACCGCTGCGCAGAGTTCGCCACGGACGTCGAGTGCGCGGGGGAGCGCGAGCACCGTCGCTTCTGCATCGACCGCGACGAATACGTGCCGGAAGAGGCCGAACTGCCGTTGATCGACCAATCCTGGACCATGTCGCGCGAGCTATGTGAGTCCCTCGGCAAACGCTTGTGCTTCGAATCCGAGTGGGAGTTCGCTTGCGAGGGCGAGGAGATGCGACCCTATCCCTACGGCTTCTCCAGGAATGCGAAGCTCTGCAATCACGACCTCACGGACCTGTCGCGACGGGGGAAGCTGCGCGACCTGAGAGTGGCGCCAGCAAGCCGGCCCGAGTGCGTGAGTCCCTTCGGTGTGCGCAACATGGTGGGCAACGTGGACGAGTGGACCATCCGGGACGGTTTCGTGCGACCCTGGCGCGCCTCCCTCCGCGGCGGTTGGTGGCTTGCGGGGCGCAACAACTGCCGGGCTGCCACCACCGGCCACGACGAATACTACTTTGGGCCGCAAACCGGCGTCCGCTGCTGCAAGAATCCCCGCTGA
- a CDS encoding GNAT family protein — MNDQQPWLKLPELIRTDRLELRAPSPAQAWELRQAIWDSIDALRPWMPWAKEVPTQQTAEANLRKARERWDAGEDMRVSVFLKGTDILVGSSGLHEPDWAVPRFEIGYWIRTGFTGKGYATETVRALSELALGALGANRVEILVSTQNVASCRVALAAGFTLEATLRNHERHLDGTLRDTAILAKLATPPTL; from the coding sequence ATGAACGACCAGCAGCCCTGGCTGAAGCTTCCGGAACTGATACGCACCGACCGACTCGAGCTCCGGGCGCCTTCTCCCGCGCAGGCGTGGGAGTTGCGTCAGGCAATCTGGGACTCCATCGATGCGTTGAGGCCGTGGATGCCTTGGGCAAAGGAAGTTCCAACGCAACAGACGGCCGAAGCAAACCTGCGCAAAGCGAGAGAACGCTGGGACGCTGGGGAAGACATGCGCGTCAGCGTGTTCTTGAAGGGAACCGATATCTTGGTGGGGAGTAGCGGCCTGCATGAACCCGATTGGGCGGTGCCTAGGTTCGAGATCGGCTACTGGATCCGCACGGGGTTCACCGGCAAGGGCTACGCCACCGAGACCGTGCGCGCTCTCTCCGAGCTGGCGCTCGGTGCGCTGGGCGCGAATCGCGTGGAGATCCTCGTCAGCACGCAGAATGTTGCCTCCTGCCGAGTGGCGCTGGCCGCGGGGTTCACGCTGGAAGCGACGCTGAGAAACCACGAACGTCACCTCGATGGCACGCTGCGGGATACCGCCATCCTTGCAAAGCTCGCCACACCTCCAACCCTCTGA
- a CDS encoding serine/threonine-protein kinase has product MNEPHRHGAVDRPGAILDGKYALIERVGEGGMAQVWKALTYAAHGIRRPVAIKRIHEQYNQYPDAIAMFIEEARVGARLRHPNIVQIHDFGVDDAGVHYLVTEWVEGIHFGHYVSSYTREGRRPPWPMITAIAIEVLRALDAAHNLTNDAGEPTAVMHRDVSPPNILLDVLGVTKLADFGMARAMDRGRITQPDIVKGKLSYLAPEMAAGQDPTPQTDLYSLGILLWEAYVGGRLFQAATDVEVLRMVQNPRVPLLASKVPDLPLGLSTAIQHALEARPERRFASAAEMLETLRTVLRVHPRSTAGGNLAAEIQAARRRLGVQVAV; this is encoded by the coding sequence GTGAACGAGCCTCACCGACACGGCGCCGTGGATCGCCCGGGCGCAATCCTGGACGGGAAGTACGCTCTGATCGAGCGCGTGGGCGAGGGGGGCATGGCGCAGGTGTGGAAGGCGCTGACCTATGCTGCCCACGGGATTCGCCGCCCCGTGGCGATCAAGCGCATCCACGAACAATACAATCAGTACCCCGACGCGATCGCGATGTTCATCGAAGAGGCTCGCGTTGGAGCGCGACTGCGCCATCCCAACATCGTGCAGATCCACGATTTTGGTGTGGACGATGCCGGAGTGCACTACCTGGTCACGGAGTGGGTGGAAGGGATTCACTTCGGCCACTACGTCTCGAGCTATACACGCGAAGGCAGGCGGCCCCCGTGGCCCATGATCACGGCCATCGCGATCGAGGTACTGCGTGCACTGGACGCCGCGCACAATCTCACCAACGACGCCGGGGAGCCAACGGCCGTCATGCACCGAGACGTCTCACCGCCAAACATCCTGCTCGATGTGCTGGGCGTCACGAAGCTTGCGGATTTCGGCATGGCACGCGCGATGGACCGCGGCCGCATCACCCAGCCCGACATCGTCAAAGGCAAGCTGAGCTACCTAGCGCCGGAGATGGCCGCGGGGCAGGACCCGACGCCCCAGACGGACTTGTACAGCCTCGGCATCTTGCTCTGGGAAGCCTACGTCGGCGGGCGACTGTTCCAGGCCGCGACGGATGTCGAGGTGCTGCGCATGGTGCAGAACCCGCGGGTGCCGCTGCTGGCGAGCAAAGTCCCCGACCTGCCGCTGGGGCTGTCCACGGCAATCCAACATGCTCTGGAGGCGCGGCCGGAGCGGCGCTTTGCTTCGGCCGCGGAGATGCTCGAGACTCTGAGAACCGTGCTGCGTGTCCACCCCCGGTCCACCGCGGGCGGGAATCTGGCAGCGGAAATCCAGGCAGCGCGGCGGCGCCTGGGCGTGCAAGTGGCGGTCTAG
- a CDS encoding FeoA family protein, with translation MQLADVPLGATVTVEHVDGQRPFRRRLMELGLVPGTRIRLLGVAPLGDPLELLVRGASLSIRRAEAGEVRVVVVEEEVPAARTVGVDGACGDAP, from the coding sequence GTGCAGCTGGCAGACGTCCCCCTTGGCGCCACAGTGACCGTCGAACACGTCGACGGACAGCGCCCGTTTCGGCGACGGCTGATGGAGCTAGGGCTGGTCCCGGGTACGCGGATCCGCCTTCTTGGAGTCGCGCCCCTCGGAGATCCTCTCGAGCTACTGGTACGCGGCGCGAGCCTATCCATCCGACGCGCCGAGGCGGGCGAAGTGCGCGTCGTGGTGGTCGAGGAAGAAGTGCCCGCCGCGCGTACCGTGGGCGTCGATGGCGCCTGCGGAGACGCCCCGTGA
- a CDS encoding VOC family protein has product MAKVLGLGGLFWKARDAQKLAAWYRDVLGLSVMDWGGVVFSPSDMSAHAGAATVFAPFSADTDYFEPSEKPFMFNLAVDDLDGMLAHCKTHGVEPIKRYDESNGRFAHILDPEGTKIELWQPREDS; this is encoded by the coding sequence ATGGCCAAAGTGCTCGGGCTAGGTGGACTGTTTTGGAAGGCGCGCGACGCGCAGAAGCTCGCGGCGTGGTACCGCGACGTGCTCGGGCTTTCGGTCATGGACTGGGGTGGCGTGGTGTTTTCCCCGAGCGACATGAGCGCGCACGCCGGTGCCGCGACGGTGTTCGCGCCCTTCTCCGCCGACACGGACTACTTCGAGCCGTCGGAAAAGCCCTTCATGTTCAACCTGGCCGTGGACGACCTCGACGGCATGCTCGCGCACTGCAAGACCCACGGGGTCGAGCCGATCAAGCGCTACGACGAGTCCAACGGTCGCTTCGCACACATTCTCGATCCCGAAGGCACCAAGATCGAGCTCTGGCAGCCACGAGAAGACTCCTGA
- a CDS encoding YbhB/YbcL family Raf kinase inhibitor-like protein, which produces MKIESRSITDGQRIPPQYALGVPGADGPVPGPNKSPHLAWSGFPAGTKSFAVICHDRDVPSRPDDVNKADRTVPYDLPRVDFFHWVLVDIPLQITELAEGCDADGLTPRGKPAGNTDHGRRGINSYTDWFAGDDAMAGDYGGYDGPWPPFNDERLHHYTFTVFALDVAALDLPARFTGAEAREKMKNHVLAQASVEGTYALNADAR; this is translated from the coding sequence ATGAAGATTGAGAGTCGCTCCATCACCGACGGACAGCGGATCCCGCCCCAGTACGCCCTTGGCGTTCCCGGCGCCGACGGACCCGTCCCGGGACCGAACAAGAGCCCCCACCTCGCGTGGAGCGGCTTCCCCGCAGGAACGAAGAGCTTCGCCGTGATCTGCCACGACCGGGACGTTCCGAGTCGGCCCGACGACGTCAACAAAGCAGACCGCACGGTTCCCTACGACCTGCCGCGCGTGGACTTCTTCCACTGGGTGCTCGTCGACATTCCGCTCCAGATCACCGAGCTCGCCGAGGGCTGTGATGCCGACGGACTGACGCCTCGAGGCAAGCCCGCGGGCAACACGGACCACGGTCGTCGCGGAATCAACAGCTACACCGACTGGTTCGCTGGCGACGACGCCATGGCAGGCGACTACGGCGGCTACGACGGTCCGTGGCCGCCTTTCAATGACGAACGTCTGCATCACTACACGTTCACCGTGTTTGCTCTCGACGTGGCAGCGTTGGATTTGCCGGCACGCTTCACGGGTGCCGAGGCCCGCGAAAAGATGAAGAACCACGTGTTGGCACAGGCCTCGGTCGAAGGGACCTACGCCTTGAACGCCGACGCACGTTGA
- the feoB gene encoding ferrous iron transport protein B — protein sequence MTQAAREAEGDAAPDSAPAARHIVILGNPNVGKTTLFNALTGQRARVGNYPGVTVERREGRVRLDAERSVDAVDVPGAYSLSARSAEEQIAISSVLGLDDYPEPALVVLVVDAGQLIRNLYLALQLAELGVPFVIALNMIDEVADSPPSAEAVGKLFGVPCVATDSRRRKGLEELRQCLGDALATPPRPRVHVAYSPELIQAADRIAAALPDPWRGSVERDRALALWALTSVDEDDELADFPAGLREACLELQAKADAADLDRDVIASRYRFLDDNAHSLYATAPPEQRKRPSSERVDRVLLHPVFGFAIFTAVMLLLFQALFSWADPAISVVEESFGALGKLLSATLPPGILTDLLVEGVVGGVGNVVVFLPQILLLFLFIGILEDSGYMARVAYLMDRIMRSLGLHGRAFVPMLSGFACAVPAIMATRTMERFRDRLLTMLVIPLMTCSARLPVYTLIIAALFPPRTIAGFLPVQGLLMVAMYLFSVLIALASAAVLGRTVVKGRSVPLLLELPPYRLPGARAVVRQMWDRALVFLKEAGSVILVATIVLWALLSFPKVDAPRDTSTVAEPVPAQSEAEQRSFALQHSYGGKLGKALEPALEPLGFDWKIGVGIIGAFAAREVFVSTLGLVYGIGDANEESDSLRAKIHGERRADGRQVYTPLTGLSLMVFFALACQCMSTLAVLKRETRSWRWPAFLFVYMTALAYLCSLIVYQGGKLLGFG from the coding sequence GTGACTCAGGCCGCTCGCGAGGCGGAGGGGGATGCCGCGCCCGACAGCGCACCTGCCGCGCGCCACATCGTCATCCTGGGCAATCCCAACGTCGGCAAGACGACGCTATTCAATGCGCTGACCGGACAACGTGCACGCGTCGGCAACTACCCCGGCGTGACCGTGGAACGTCGCGAGGGACGCGTTCGCCTGGACGCGGAGCGAAGCGTCGATGCCGTAGACGTACCGGGTGCGTACTCCCTCTCGGCACGCTCGGCGGAGGAGCAGATCGCCATCAGTTCCGTGCTGGGCCTCGACGATTATCCGGAGCCGGCCTTGGTCGTTCTGGTGGTCGACGCGGGCCAGCTGATTCGGAACCTGTATCTGGCGCTGCAACTAGCCGAGCTCGGCGTTCCCTTCGTCATCGCCCTGAACATGATCGACGAAGTCGCAGACTCGCCGCCGAGTGCCGAAGCCGTGGGAAAGCTCTTTGGCGTGCCCTGCGTCGCGACGGACAGTCGGCGACGCAAGGGACTGGAGGAGTTGCGACAGTGTCTCGGCGACGCGCTTGCGACGCCCCCGCGGCCGCGCGTGCACGTGGCCTATTCCCCGGAGCTGATTCAAGCCGCGGACCGCATCGCCGCCGCGCTGCCGGATCCTTGGCGAGGGAGCGTGGAGCGGGACCGAGCCCTGGCGTTGTGGGCGCTGACCAGCGTGGACGAGGACGACGAACTGGCCGACTTTCCGGCCGGATTGCGAGAGGCGTGCCTCGAGCTCCAAGCCAAGGCGGACGCCGCGGATCTCGACCGCGACGTCATCGCCTCTCGCTATCGCTTCCTCGACGATAACGCACACTCTCTATACGCCACCGCGCCGCCGGAGCAACGCAAACGTCCTTCGTCGGAACGGGTCGACCGCGTCCTGCTGCACCCGGTGTTCGGCTTTGCCATCTTCACGGCGGTGATGCTGCTGCTGTTCCAAGCGCTGTTCTCCTGGGCAGATCCAGCGATCTCCGTGGTGGAGGAGAGCTTCGGTGCTTTGGGCAAGTTGCTATCCGCGACGCTACCACCAGGGATCCTGACGGATCTGTTGGTCGAAGGCGTCGTGGGCGGCGTGGGCAACGTGGTGGTGTTCCTGCCGCAGATCCTGCTGCTCTTCCTCTTCATCGGCATCCTCGAAGACAGCGGCTACATGGCGCGCGTCGCGTACTTGATGGACCGCATCATGAGGTCACTTGGGCTGCACGGACGCGCTTTCGTGCCCATGCTCTCCGGCTTTGCCTGTGCGGTGCCCGCGATCATGGCAACGCGAACGATGGAACGTTTTCGGGACCGCTTGCTGACGATGCTCGTCATCCCGTTGATGACGTGCTCGGCGCGCCTTCCTGTCTACACGTTGATCATCGCGGCGCTGTTCCCGCCGCGAACCATTGCGGGTTTTCTGCCGGTACAGGGGCTGCTGATGGTGGCGATGTACTTGTTCTCGGTCCTCATCGCCCTCGCCTCAGCCGCCGTCCTCGGACGAACCGTGGTGAAGGGCAGGAGCGTGCCGCTGCTACTCGAGCTCCCTCCCTACCGCCTGCCCGGGGCGCGAGCCGTGGTCCGACAGATGTGGGACCGCGCGCTGGTGTTCCTCAAGGAAGCCGGCAGCGTCATTCTGGTCGCGACCATAGTGCTCTGGGCGCTGCTGTCCTTCCCCAAGGTGGACGCGCCGCGAGACACGTCCACCGTCGCCGAACCCGTTCCGGCTCAGTCCGAGGCGGAGCAGAGGTCTTTTGCATTGCAGCACAGCTACGGTGGCAAGCTGGGCAAGGCGCTGGAGCCCGCCCTCGAACCCCTGGGCTTCGACTGGAAGATCGGGGTGGGCATCATCGGCGCCTTCGCCGCCCGCGAGGTCTTCGTGTCGACGCTGGGCCTCGTGTACGGCATCGGAGATGCCAATGAAGAATCGGATTCCCTGCGTGCAAAGATCCACGGGGAGCGAAGAGCCGACGGTCGACAAGTCTACACACCGCTCACGGGGCTGAGTTTGATGGTCTTCTTCGCCCTCGCATGCCAATGCATGAGTACGCTGGCGGTCCTGAAGCGCGAAACGCGCAGCTGGCGCTGGCCCGCTTTCTTGTTCGTGTACATGACTGCCCTCGCCTACTTGTGCAGTCTGATCGTGTACCAGGGCGGAAAGCTGCTGGGCTTCGGCTAG
- a CDS encoding polysaccharide deacetylase family protein, producing MRRIALVSSLLLVTGGALSACSGGDDHDHSVVSPGASQAFEDAFEQTEFGKADSSGCSGVVVPDSSGFNKRVALTFDDGPNPETTPQVLDILEQHGIQATFFINGMRVTNDAARAVLGRILAEGHILANHSQQHLNLKNESATKVEQQVKQTHEIILSAGASPKYFRFPFGSANCKGIDIVHGYGLTVTGWHIDSGDWCYAAAKGGVGYCHPDTFRYVPDSFRSDMVGYTLSQVRKRSGGIVLFHDIHQNTVNNLESVISTLEGEGYTFVKVDDTDTFPQLNGAPPVPKPFVGDPCTKDEECNFTNGSATGTCHLFTPSGTTTQQGFCTVGCEGYCPDQAGKAKTFCASLDAGQSGSCVSKSETLNDKCAGLPGTSEQTVQRFVGSSGAPPVSAAVCLPN from the coding sequence ATGCGCAGAATCGCTCTTGTTTCTTCTCTTCTCTTGGTCACCGGTGGCGCGCTGAGCGCGTGCAGCGGTGGCGACGACCACGACCACTCGGTCGTGAGCCCCGGCGCCAGCCAGGCCTTCGAGGACGCCTTCGAGCAGACGGAGTTCGGCAAGGCGGACTCCTCGGGCTGTTCCGGTGTGGTCGTGCCGGATTCCTCGGGCTTCAACAAGCGCGTAGCTCTGACCTTCGACGATGGTCCCAACCCCGAAACCACGCCGCAGGTGCTGGACATCCTCGAGCAGCACGGCATTCAAGCCACGTTCTTCATCAATGGCATGCGCGTCACCAATGACGCCGCTCGTGCGGTGCTCGGTCGAATTCTGGCGGAAGGCCACATCCTGGCCAACCACTCCCAGCAACACTTGAACCTGAAGAACGAGTCGGCCACCAAGGTCGAGCAACAGGTCAAGCAGACGCACGAGATCATTCTTTCCGCGGGAGCGTCGCCCAAGTACTTCCGCTTCCCCTTCGGCTCGGCCAACTGCAAGGGCATCGACATCGTGCATGGCTACGGGCTCACCGTGACGGGTTGGCACATCGACTCGGGCGACTGGTGCTACGCGGCAGCCAAGGGCGGTGTGGGCTACTGTCATCCCGACACCTTCCGCTACGTGCCTGACTCCTTCCGCTCCGACATGGTGGGCTACACCCTCAGCCAGGTGCGCAAGCGCTCGGGTGGCATCGTGCTGTTCCACGACATTCACCAGAACACGGTGAACAACCTGGAATCCGTCATCTCCACCTTGGAGGGCGAGGGCTATACCTTCGTGAAGGTAGACGACACCGACACCTTCCCACAGCTGAACGGCGCGCCCCCCGTTCCCAAGCCCTTCGTGGGCGATCCCTGCACGAAGGACGAGGAATGCAACTTCACCAACGGCTCCGCGACGGGGACCTGCCACCTGTTCACGCCTTCAGGCACCACAACGCAGCAAGGCTTCTGTACCGTGGGGTGCGAAGGCTACTGCCCGGACCAAGCTGGCAAAGCGAAGACGTTCTGCGCCAGCCTCGACGCCGGACAGAGCGGCAGCTGTGTCTCCAAGAGCGAGACGCTGAACGACAAGTGCGCGGGACTACCCGGCACGAGCGAACAGACCGTGCAGCGTTTCGTTGGCAGCAGCGGCGCGCCTCCGGTCAGCGCTGCAGTCTGCCTGCCCAACTAG
- a CDS encoding glycosyltransferase family 39 protein encodes MTTLLSVLALLLIPAFTGVLLVRRVLGRSVASTMLIATLPLGTGLGLGLSGLLAFLSLVLLDRIVLTAEVALALVVGWSTWRLPPPDDAAEASEVWTPGTRSLLVGLLLACALAVAAFTIQVRQAPHGGWDAWDYWNMHARFLFRGGEAWQDAFSQVPWWTHPEYPLLLPAMVARGWCTLASESTLVPITLSYVFTFSSVAVLYYGVHVLVGRASALAAGILLVGTPYFVLHGSEQYADAPLAFFFLATMVCVALYDRDEACPRLLTLAGAFCGLSTFLKNDGLLFLLCLVVARGWLLIRRGDVRVARREAWAFGLGLVPGLGATLLFKLGYAVTPDSAEFYAHAWREWPRGFFDHVALQASNTARLQRMLQGWGHYLLRFDQGVVPLVFVLLGYGLLTGRRVDRPRRTLATLFGTLVLLVLGVSLAFWLWSTYEVFDHMDALTRLLTQWLPMALFALFLALRPPWERRLGTAG; translated from the coding sequence ATGACGACATTGCTATCGGTGCTCGCTCTGTTGCTGATCCCCGCCTTCACCGGCGTGTTGCTGGTGCGCCGTGTCCTCGGGCGCTCAGTAGCAAGTACGATGCTGATTGCGACGTTGCCGCTGGGAACGGGTTTGGGCTTGGGCCTGAGCGGCCTGCTTGCATTCCTCTCTCTGGTCCTGCTCGACCGCATCGTGCTCACTGCGGAAGTTGCGCTTGCGTTGGTGGTGGGCTGGAGCACGTGGCGCCTGCCGCCCCCCGACGACGCAGCGGAAGCGTCGGAGGTCTGGACACCTGGGACTCGCTCGCTGCTCGTGGGGCTGCTACTCGCCTGCGCTCTGGCCGTCGCGGCTTTCACGATCCAGGTGCGACAAGCGCCGCACGGAGGATGGGATGCTTGGGACTACTGGAACATGCATGCTCGCTTCTTGTTTCGCGGGGGCGAAGCTTGGCAGGACGCCTTCAGCCAGGTGCCGTGGTGGACGCATCCCGAGTACCCGCTGCTGCTCCCGGCGATGGTGGCGAGAGGTTGGTGCACGCTCGCCAGCGAGAGCACCTTGGTACCGATCACCCTGAGCTACGTGTTCACCTTTTCATCGGTGGCGGTGCTTTACTACGGCGTGCACGTGCTCGTTGGCCGCGCCTCGGCGCTCGCCGCCGGGATCCTGCTCGTCGGCACTCCCTACTTCGTACTGCACGGCAGTGAGCAGTACGCCGACGCGCCGCTCGCCTTCTTCTTCTTGGCGACCATGGTGTGCGTCGCCCTCTACGATCGGGATGAGGCATGCCCTCGGCTCTTGACCTTGGCGGGCGCGTTTTGCGGGCTATCGACTTTCTTGAAGAACGACGGCCTGCTGTTCCTGCTGTGCCTAGTCGTGGCGCGGGGTTGGTTGCTCATCCGCCGCGGCGACGTGCGGGTCGCCCGGCGCGAAGCGTGGGCCTTCGGCCTTGGTCTCGTTCCCGGCCTGGGCGCGACCTTGCTTTTCAAGCTGGGGTACGCCGTGACCCCAGATAGTGCCGAATTCTACGCACACGCCTGGCGTGAGTGGCCGCGGGGATTCTTCGACCACGTCGCGCTTCAAGCCTCGAACACGGCCCGTCTGCAGCGGATGCTACAGGGGTGGGGCCACTATCTGCTGCGCTTCGATCAGGGCGTCGTGCCCCTTGTCTTCGTCCTCTTGGGATACGGCTTGCTCACGGGGCGCCGCGTCGACCGTCCGCGCCGCACCCTCGCCACGCTGTTCGGCACCCTGGTGCTACTCGTGCTCGGCGTCTCGCTGGCGTTCTGGTTGTGGTCGACCTACGAGGTCTTCGACCACATGGATGCACTCACGCGCCTGCTGACTCAGTGGTTGCCAATGGCACTGTTCGCCCTTTTCCTCGCGCTTCGACCGCCCTGGGAGCGCAGGCTGGGCACCGCCGGCTGA
- a CDS encoding CBS domain-containing protein produces MNRFSSPVSQYHSHPVRQLAPGDSLEYAKELLELHQISALAVTEQEALVGVITRTDLLRVGRRQAGTRRGAELLVLPNKAVAEVMTRDPSCVAPTASVAEASKLMLEGRVHRVFVCDDRRLRGIFSTRDAMRAIADKRVATPIVEHASRSVYSVQFDDPVALAAERLEKAHVSGLVVVENDWPIGIFSQVEALASRDLPRETRVEEVLDPAMLCLDVATPLFRAAAQASAMDVQRILVIDDRKCVGVLSGLDMVRVSAE; encoded by the coding sequence ATGAACCGCTTTTCCTCGCCGGTCAGCCAGTACCACTCGCACCCTGTCCGGCAACTCGCGCCTGGGGACTCGCTGGAGTACGCCAAGGAGCTGCTCGAGCTGCACCAGATTTCGGCCCTGGCGGTGACGGAGCAGGAAGCGTTGGTCGGTGTCATCACACGCACGGACTTGCTGAGGGTCGGGCGGCGCCAGGCGGGAACGCGCCGGGGAGCCGAGCTGTTGGTGCTGCCGAACAAGGCCGTGGCGGAAGTCATGACGCGCGACCCCAGCTGCGTGGCGCCGACGGCGAGCGTGGCCGAGGCGTCCAAGCTGATGCTCGAGGGGCGCGTGCACCGCGTCTTCGTCTGCGACGATCGACGCTTACGCGGCATCTTCTCCACGCGAGACGCGATGCGAGCCATCGCGGACAAGCGCGTGGCCACCCCCATCGTGGAGCACGCGTCGCGTAGCGTCTATAGTGTTCAGTTCGACGACCCCGTGGCCCTCGCGGCGGAGCGATTGGAGAAGGCACACGTGTCCGGGCTGGTGGTGGTGGAGAACGATTGGCCCATCGGCATCTTTTCGCAAGTCGAGGCGTTGGCCAGTCGAGATCTGCCGCGGGAGACGCGGGTCGAAGAAGTGTTGGACCCTGCGATGCTGTGTTTGGACGTCGCGACACCGTTGTTCCGTGCAGCCGCCCAGGCCAGCGCGATGGACGTCCAACGCATTCTCGTGATCGACGATCGCAAGTGCGTTGGTGTGCTCTCCGGCCTCGACATGGTGCGCGTCTCCGCCGAGTGA
- a CDS encoding NPCBM/NEW2 domain-containing protein, translated as MRSTNCALALASLGLSACEPSAAGTTVEQRASKLFGVNITRIDTEAHGATLERCAGRQGLVVPPRSSLEIPVSRGFHTLVGRFAICDAVGAPPVEFRIELLERPTRVLLGSQAATPRLGPRNSYPFAVTFWSEHDSALLLHTLGAPSAVKTAWEELELSSVRLPPGATSLPSPGDGLVPDSASAHPGLQKRRKPIERNPAGAFWLPDWGWNASSTSSGPIELDRANGSAKAGDGPLLTLNGRVFGKGVGMHAPGRIVVDLDRPCHRFTAEVGVDDAVGDGGSVRFVVFGDANSLFESGVMTGKDDPKRVDVPLSGVHQLVLLAADGGDGSKGDWADWAEPQLFCDSP; from the coding sequence GTGCGTTCGACCAACTGCGCGCTGGCGCTTGCGAGCCTCGGGTTGTCCGCTTGTGAGCCCTCGGCCGCTGGAACGACCGTGGAGCAGCGCGCATCGAAACTGTTCGGCGTGAACATCACCCGGATCGACACCGAGGCGCACGGCGCCACCCTAGAGCGTTGCGCGGGACGCCAAGGACTGGTCGTGCCACCACGCAGCTCGCTGGAGATCCCCGTTTCGCGCGGTTTCCATACGCTGGTGGGCCGCTTCGCCATCTGCGACGCGGTTGGCGCGCCACCAGTCGAATTCCGAATAGAACTGCTCGAGCGCCCCACCCGTGTTCTGCTCGGAAGCCAAGCCGCCACGCCCCGGTTGGGCCCCCGCAACAGCTACCCCTTCGCGGTGACATTCTGGAGCGAACACGACAGCGCACTGCTGCTCCACACCCTCGGCGCACCCTCCGCCGTGAAGACCGCCTGGGAGGAACTGGAGCTTTCCAGCGTGAGGCTACCGCCGGGAGCGACATCCCTCCCCTCGCCCGGGGACGGTCTGGTGCCCGACTCGGCGTCGGCTCATCCGGGCCTCCAGAAACGTCGCAAGCCGATCGAACGCAACCCTGCCGGAGCCTTCTGGCTCCCAGATTGGGGTTGGAACGCGAGTTCCACGAGCTCGGGTCCCATCGAGCTCGATCGCGCCAATGGCTCCGCGAAGGCGGGTGACGGCCCGCTCCTCACGCTCAACGGCCGGGTCTTCGGCAAAGGTGTTGGCATGCATGCACCCGGCCGTATCGTGGTGGACTTGGATAGACCCTGCCACCGCTTCACCGCCGAAGTCGGCGTGGACGACGCGGTTGGCGACGGGGGTTCAGTGCGCTTCGTCGTCTTCGGTGATGCCAACAGCCTGTTCGAAAGCGGCGTGATGACCGGCAAGGACGATCCCAAACGCGTGGACGTGCCCTTGTCGGGAGTGCACCAACTGGTGCTGCTCGCGGCCGACGGCGGGGATGGTTCCAAGGGTGACTGGGCCGACTGGGCAGAGCCTCAACTGTTCTGCGACTCACCGTGA